A genome region from Glutamicibacter arilaitensis Re117 includes the following:
- a CDS encoding GumC domain-containing protein, with protein MSSEESVSLNIFWIIFKRYLPLILIITVLFTLAGVALAFALPKSYVASARVNITPIVSDPFNPTRSASGLLDVTTEEAMASSWIVAKRATEELGDDMHVMTMRQNTEVRADINATTVSISYHAPSESEARAVADALATAYLDFRQEQADSRKARISDQLEDRIESLRPVFNAASGEAKPVVQDQIATIERQLNQLALIDTNGGSVLNPASETGVFSEPSKKLFVAGGGVTGLFAGCVAAFACHRFSRKIRDHNDLQLVGFPALLPTITAPAASHDRVAAHELDLFRTLRERVLNSSPTVRNLLLLDLGNLGLASRLGPQIAAAFAHTSQRVELLVLAPAAEDFPWGLEPYDFRIEQETTDAVFYSSAVLKELSLVVAKPDSNGLAPDPVVTNFVRERMVETDETITRIVSLPRGSFESSKFSAARLADAVVILVPFKATLKSEVKRFGELVADLKKPVLAVFGVRMAKGSRARHMKAEAKQRASSGVERMDSMKEVSTR; from the coding sequence ATGTCCAGTGAAGAATCAGTCAGTCTTAATATCTTCTGGATCATCTTCAAGCGGTACTTACCGTTGATCTTGATCATTACCGTGCTCTTCACTCTGGCCGGTGTCGCACTGGCATTTGCGCTGCCCAAGAGCTATGTCGCATCTGCAAGGGTGAATATCACGCCAATTGTCTCTGATCCTTTCAACCCCACACGCTCTGCCTCCGGACTTCTGGATGTAACGACGGAGGAGGCAATGGCCTCTTCATGGATTGTGGCCAAACGCGCGACAGAGGAACTCGGGGACGACATGCATGTCATGACGATGCGACAGAACACCGAAGTGCGAGCCGACATCAACGCGACAACCGTATCGATTTCGTATCATGCACCTTCAGAGTCCGAGGCGCGGGCAGTAGCTGATGCCCTTGCCACCGCCTATCTCGACTTCCGCCAGGAGCAGGCTGACTCCCGAAAAGCCAGGATCAGCGACCAGCTCGAGGATCGCATCGAAAGCCTGCGACCGGTGTTCAACGCCGCTTCAGGCGAGGCGAAACCGGTTGTACAAGACCAAATCGCAACCATCGAACGCCAACTCAACCAGCTGGCGCTCATTGATACCAACGGCGGATCGGTTTTGAATCCGGCTTCGGAAACCGGGGTATTCAGTGAACCAAGCAAGAAACTGTTCGTAGCCGGCGGCGGCGTCACGGGGTTGTTCGCAGGTTGCGTCGCGGCGTTCGCTTGCCATAGGTTCTCGCGCAAGATCCGTGATCACAACGATCTGCAACTGGTCGGATTCCCGGCGCTGCTGCCAACGATCACTGCTCCCGCTGCATCCCATGACCGTGTTGCAGCCCATGAGTTGGACTTGTTCCGTACATTGCGCGAGCGAGTTTTGAATTCATCGCCGACAGTGCGGAATCTTCTCCTGCTTGATTTGGGAAACCTAGGGCTGGCTTCTCGGCTTGGCCCGCAGATCGCAGCTGCGTTCGCCCATACCAGCCAACGTGTTGAACTACTGGTGCTGGCTCCGGCGGCTGAGGACTTCCCATGGGGCTTAGAACCCTACGATTTCCGCATTGAGCAAGAAACCACTGACGCGGTCTTCTATTCCTCTGCCGTGCTCAAGGAACTCTCCCTAGTCGTGGCGAAACCGGATTCCAACGGCTTGGCCCCGGATCCAGTAGTGACCAATTTCGTGCGTGAGCGCATGGTCGAAACCGATGAGACAATCACCCGCATTGTTTCCTTGCCGCGAGGTTCTTTTGAATCCAGCAAGTTCTCTGCGGCGCGGCTGGCAGATGCCGTGGTCATTCTAGTGCCGTTCAAGGCCACTTTGAAGTCCGAGGTGAAGCGCTTTGGCGAATTGGTCGCTGACTTGAAAAAGCCAGTGCTGGCGGTGTTCGGAGTCCGCATGGCCAAGGGCTCCAGGGCCCGCCATATGAAGGCGGAAGCCAAGCAACGTGCTTCTTCTGGGGTTGAACGGATGGACTCTATGAAGGAGGTGAGCACGCGATGA